The Zobellia alginiliquefaciens genome contains a region encoding:
- a CDS encoding SusC/RagA family TonB-linked outer membrane protein encodes MKLKRLLLLLLFGSMVSLQAQQNLTGTITDESGQPLPGVNVLVKGTTVGTVADFDGNYSIEASEGATLEFSYLGFVAKSVQVGNETTINTVLQEDVALLDEVVVIGYGTSTKKDLVSSVSSVKSDVLENQPVARVDQALQGRATGVEVTSNNGTPGSGSTIRIRGNSSINGNNDPLYVIDGFIAGTGFNLNTINVNDIASIEILKDATALSIYGTRGASGVILITTKNGKGMAPGKPKVTINHYQSMQETANRIDILGGQDFVDYKNESYQFVPGPDGFGFTDTTLPLVLDPDNTTTTDWLDLVEQPGSISNTDVSVTGNSENANYFISGNYFSQNGVLRGSGLDRVNFRTNLDVRVSDRFKTGIRANITHYKIENNKVNYGNIVSSVLPTRPVYLEDGSFSFENPISAGLERNPEADIQLRVDHDLVTQIITNAYVEYELAKNLSFKSTFGAQLNYTKQNNYLPGILPERVNGGYGRINTNFSKSILNENTLNYDLDLEDHSIKVLGGFTWQKDNNESTFSEADQFPNDVVLFNNLALGDASTAVVGSGYSQRTLSSFLGRVNYGYKSKYLLTLVGRYDGSSVFETGNKYAFFPSIGAAWNVDEESFMVDSEVIDRFKLRGSYGIVGEQGVVAYNSLATYNNTTTVFNGSLVNGVVVGDVPSSGLSWETTKQLDLGIELGFLNNRISFEADYYKKTTEDLLLAVALSGQVGANSTTQLQNLGSVRNSGFEIGLNTVNVETDNFSWETNLSVSSNKSEILELDGQEYISLQSTGNQGGNSARLIVGEALPTFVGATYLGTYKSADEIIADGREGRSFIGGPRYEDLNGDSNINDEDFVVLGSPIPDFYGGIRNTFKYKDLTLDMFFHGSYGAEIYNVRTQTAYFGRGEQNVDPIVLDRWIAGVNETSDIPRAGPSNSLFNPNSSLNIEDGSYLRLKTLSLNYNVPLESGGLSDVFSSLNVYVTGTNLLLFTDFTLGDPEVNNFSDGSGLNSVSQGFASGQYPYAKSITLGVKVEF; translated from the coding sequence ATGAAATTAAAAAGATTGTTATTGCTACTGCTATTTGGTAGTATGGTGTCTCTACAGGCACAACAAAATTTGACAGGAACTATTACGGATGAGTCTGGCCAACCGCTACCGGGTGTGAATGTTTTAGTAAAAGGAACTACGGTAGGCACCGTAGCCGATTTTGACGGAAACTATTCTATTGAAGCATCTGAAGGTGCTACTTTAGAATTTAGTTATTTAGGGTTTGTAGCCAAAAGCGTTCAAGTAGGGAACGAAACTACTATAAACACCGTGCTACAAGAAGACGTAGCATTGTTGGACGAAGTGGTCGTAATTGGATATGGTACATCTACCAAAAAAGATTTAGTGTCTTCTGTATCTTCTGTTAAATCAGATGTTCTAGAAAACCAACCTGTAGCTAGAGTAGATCAAGCGTTGCAAGGGCGTGCTACTGGGGTAGAGGTTACTTCAAATAACGGTACACCAGGTTCTGGTTCTACTATTCGTATTAGGGGTAATAGTTCTATCAACGGAAATAATGACCCGTTATATGTTATTGACGGTTTCATTGCGGGAACAGGTTTTAACCTTAATACAATAAACGTAAACGATATTGCATCCATTGAAATATTAAAAGATGCAACAGCCCTTTCTATATATGGTACAAGGGGTGCGTCTGGGGTAATTTTAATTACTACTAAAAATGGTAAAGGTATGGCGCCAGGGAAACCCAAGGTTACTATTAATCATTACCAAAGCATGCAAGAAACGGCTAACCGCATAGATATTTTGGGCGGCCAAGATTTCGTAGATTATAAAAATGAGTCGTATCAATTTGTTCCCGGACCAGATGGTTTTGGATTTACGGATACTACTTTACCATTGGTCTTAGATCCGGATAATACAACCACTACGGATTGGTTGGATTTAGTAGAGCAACCAGGTTCAATTTCCAATACAGATGTATCCGTTACGGGGAACTCTGAAAATGCGAACTATTTTATTTCAGGGAATTATTTTAGTCAAAACGGTGTTCTTAGAGGATCCGGCCTAGATAGGGTAAACTTTAGAACTAATCTTGATGTTCGGGTTTCGGATAGGTTTAAAACAGGTATTAGAGCAAATATTACCCATTACAAGATAGAGAACAACAAAGTAAACTACGGGAACATCGTTTCTAGCGTGCTTCCTACACGACCAGTTTATTTGGAAGATGGAAGTTTTTCGTTCGAAAATCCAATAAGTGCAGGCTTGGAACGTAACCCTGAGGCCGATATACAGTTGCGCGTAGATCACGATTTGGTAACCCAAATTATAACTAACGCTTATGTAGAATATGAATTGGCAAAAAACCTTTCTTTTAAATCTACATTTGGTGCTCAATTAAATTATACAAAACAAAACAACTATTTACCAGGTATTCTTCCTGAAAGAGTAAATGGAGGTTATGGTAGAATCAACACCAATTTTTCTAAAAGTATATTGAATGAAAATACACTTAATTATGATTTAGATTTAGAAGACCACTCCATAAAAGTACTAGGTGGTTTTACTTGGCAGAAAGACAATAACGAAAGTACATTTTCAGAAGCAGACCAGTTTCCTAATGATGTAGTACTATTTAATAACTTGGCGTTAGGTGATGCTTCAACTGCAGTGGTAGGTTCGGGTTATAGTCAACGTACCTTAAGTTCGTTTTTAGGTCGTGTTAACTATGGCTATAAAAGTAAATACTTACTTACTTTGGTAGGTAGGTATGATGGATCTTCTGTTTTCGAAACCGGTAATAAATATGCTTTTTTCCCCTCTATCGGTGCGGCTTGGAATGTGGATGAGGAGAGCTTTATGGTAGATTCTGAGGTTATCGATAGATTCAAACTTAGAGGTAGTTACGGTATTGTAGGGGAGCAAGGTGTTGTTGCCTACAATTCTTTAGCAACTTATAATAACACAACTACCGTCTTTAACGGTTCTTTGGTGAACGGTGTGGTAGTAGGTGATGTGCCTAGTAGTGGTTTAAGCTGGGAAACCACTAAGCAGCTAGATTTAGGTATTGAATTAGGTTTTTTAAATAATAGGATAAGTTTTGAAGCCGATTATTATAAGAAGACCACGGAAGACTTGTTGTTGGCCGTTGCATTATCTGGTCAAGTAGGAGCAAATTCAACCACCCAGTTACAGAATTTGGGTTCTGTACGAAATAGTGGTTTTGAAATAGGGTTGAATACGGTTAATGTAGAGACCGATAATTTTTCATGGGAAACAAATCTGAGCGTATCATCTAACAAGAGTGAAATATTAGAGTTGGATGGTCAAGAGTATATATCTTTGCAATCTACGGGAAATCAAGGAGGAAATTCAGCACGATTAATTGTTGGAGAAGCATTACCAACTTTTGTTGGAGCTACATATTTAGGTACGTACAAGAGTGCAGATGAAATTATTGCTGATGGTAGAGAGGGACGTTCTTTTATTGGTGGACCTAGATATGAGGATCTTAACGGAGACTCCAACATTAATGATGAAGATTTTGTAGTGTTAGGTAGTCCTATACCAGATTTTTATGGCGGTATTAGAAATACATTTAAATACAAAGACCTTACGCTAGACATGTTTTTTCATGGTAGCTATGGTGCCGAAATTTATAATGTCAGAACGCAGACAGCCTATTTCGGTAGAGGCGAACAAAATGTTGATCCTATTGTTTTGGATCGCTGGATTGCTGGAGTTAATGAAACCTCAGATATTCCAAGAGCGGGGCCATCTAACAGCTTGTTTAACCCAAATAGTAGTTTAAATATTGAAGATGGTTCTTACCTAAGGTTAAAAACCCTATCATTAAATTACAATGTGCCTTTAGAATCAGGGGGGCTTAGTGATGTGTTCAGTTCATTGAACGTTTATGTTACCGGAACAAATCTTTTACTTTTTACAGACTTTACTTTGGGTGATCCTGAGGTAAATAATTTTAGCGATGGAAGCGGTCTTAACTCTGTTTCCCAAGGTTTTGCATCTGGTCAATATCCGTATGCGAAATCAATAACATTAGGTGTAAAAGTAGAATTTTAA
- a CDS encoding ATP-binding protein — protein sequence MKQILPLFLFVCCWVTGNAQNIPAYFHALHIDDSRFNKKTNVVFEDHLGYLWFGTDSGLYRYDGHALVENQYDVFDETSIPNNSINSIIEDNYGNLWIGSESYLIWYHRSTNSFKGFYKNNTTVILGKSKDGTVWANLRNTGIVKITPKDTLPDIKFQTELNYQQKNSIWASNNVINYYAEDIFGRSWFATPKGILALNKEEQLIDTGFPKNTSFLIPAENNTFLATTDAGMFLLEYRKEEFKLKIVEKIIGFKETPEPMEFTSISRDQESGIIWVSTQSGLYKGQRVANSYIFNFVEEEQQTNKNPYENSINSSIIDKYNNLWITTNKGIKKHIDRNSIFSYTTLGKNLNNRFTQDLLMFGNNQLLVTLDRDGLYSFDVNNDTKKLLTHANQNYSVIKKDFSQKEILYGTGNHLLLSTNYSTDNKNVQFDTLKKYHYNVRDVIALNPTEIWVGLWGGGIHIINPDDSVNTFKKKAVSTLFGKNVSVMHLDRNHNLWIGTRGDGLFKINLIEEEIDIFNPSVENGLSSNAILCLLEDEQGNMWIGTRGGGLNFYNTKDHTITSYGKTEGLVSTTVASIAKDKSQNLWLSTRDGISRFDVKEKKFVNFGIEDGVTESHFIFNSSAVAETGEIYFGCPEGFFTVSPKNYKKELLVPNTIITNYTIFGDFNKSNTVNKKSHSKKFLNTTDSLRLEHNRNNIAFEFSTLDFTAPNKNEFAYMLEGINDFWHYTKASNRNANYNDLPPGNYTFKVKSSNSDGVWNEKPATFNFTISPPYWKSTLAYLLYFLLLIISIYTTGLVIRRWYKLKKKLVAETVSREKDNEMNRMKMVFFTDISHELRTPLALILGTIEKVVKEKKFTLSPITSQRIYNNTLRMHRLINQLMDIRKFDEGKLKLQISKNNIVNDIEIIKNAFNDFAKIYEIDYLFTTEESKIIGWYDVDILEKILFNLLSNAFKYTPKKGTIKVSLSLASKKEKSHFGKQFILAPHIKCSVRDNGIGIPKEDIDQIFDRYYQATKKYSNQIPGTGIGMELVQKLIERHHGTIQVESEENAFTEFTFYLPINKTRYHKKERINRGTPLTKNFIKNSEFQVIEEISSEFDAQPEKTNTSKPKVLLVEDNEDLRFMVKEELKSDFNIIEACNGKEGYNTCLTQSPDLIICDILMPIEDGISMLQKVKNNPEIKTIPIFMLTAKNSEETKIECLSLGADDYIEKPFSLEFVKWKVKNTFSRREGLRNKYSKIITPEPSEIKIDSNDEKFIRKLIVIVESAIDDKNLNVEFLAAEAGMSRANLYRKLQAINNDTPVNFIKRIRLKRAAQLLKNNNVYISEVAYMTGFSNQKYFSKCFSKEYNMSPTEYAKQLHKETRTNVGIQNE from the coding sequence ATGAAACAAATTCTCCCCCTTTTCCTTTTTGTTTGTTGTTGGGTTACCGGTAATGCCCAAAACATTCCAGCCTATTTTCATGCACTACATATAGACGATAGTCGTTTTAACAAAAAGACAAACGTGGTCTTTGAAGATCACTTGGGCTATTTATGGTTTGGGACGGATAGTGGCCTATATAGGTACGACGGCCACGCTCTAGTGGAAAACCAATACGATGTTTTTGATGAGACATCCATTCCTAACAACAGCATAAATTCTATTATAGAGGATAACTATGGGAATTTATGGATTGGAAGTGAAAGTTATTTAATATGGTACCATAGAAGTACCAATAGCTTTAAAGGGTTTTATAAAAACAACACCACTGTTATCCTAGGAAAATCAAAAGATGGTACAGTCTGGGCAAATTTAAGGAATACCGGTATTGTCAAAATCACACCTAAGGATACACTTCCCGATATTAAATTTCAAACAGAACTAAATTATCAGCAAAAGAATAGCATATGGGCCAGTAACAACGTAATAAACTACTATGCCGAAGATATTTTTGGTAGAAGTTGGTTTGCAACGCCCAAAGGAATACTGGCGTTGAACAAGGAGGAGCAACTTATAGATACCGGATTTCCTAAGAACACCTCTTTTCTCATACCCGCAGAAAATAATACCTTTTTGGCAACTACAGATGCAGGTATGTTCCTTTTGGAATACAGAAAAGAGGAGTTTAAGCTCAAGATAGTGGAAAAAATAATAGGTTTTAAAGAAACTCCAGAACCCATGGAGTTTACTTCTATCTCAAGAGACCAAGAATCCGGTATAATATGGGTGAGTACTCAATCCGGTCTCTACAAGGGGCAAAGAGTGGCTAATTCCTATATTTTCAACTTTGTGGAAGAAGAGCAACAAACAAATAAAAATCCTTACGAAAACAGCATCAATTCATCCATTATAGATAAGTACAATAACTTATGGATTACTACCAACAAGGGTATTAAGAAACATATTGATAGAAATTCAATTTTCTCATACACAACCCTTGGCAAAAACTTGAACAACCGCTTCACCCAAGACCTATTAATGTTCGGAAACAACCAATTATTGGTAACGTTGGACAGAGACGGGCTATATAGTTTTGATGTAAATAACGATACCAAGAAATTATTAACGCACGCCAATCAAAATTACAGCGTTATCAAGAAAGATTTTTCTCAAAAGGAAATACTCTATGGCACCGGAAATCATCTATTGCTTTCCACAAATTATAGTACCGACAACAAAAATGTACAATTTGACACCTTAAAAAAATACCACTACAACGTACGCGATGTCATTGCCCTAAACCCAACTGAAATCTGGGTAGGACTTTGGGGAGGAGGTATACACATCATTAATCCAGACGATTCAGTAAACACTTTTAAAAAGAAAGCGGTTTCTACCCTTTTTGGAAAAAATGTTTCGGTCATGCATTTGGATCGGAATCACAATTTATGGATCGGAACGCGTGGTGATGGTTTATTTAAGATAAACCTAATTGAAGAGGAAATAGATATATTTAATCCTTCTGTAGAGAATGGTCTAAGTTCAAATGCCATTTTATGCCTACTTGAGGACGAACAAGGCAATATGTGGATAGGCACCAGAGGTGGCGGCCTAAATTTTTACAACACCAAAGATCACACCATTACCAGCTATGGTAAAACCGAAGGTTTGGTATCTACAACCGTTGCGAGTATTGCTAAAGATAAATCCCAGAACTTATGGTTGAGTACAAGAGACGGTATTTCACGATTTGATGTAAAAGAAAAAAAGTTCGTGAATTTTGGAATTGAAGATGGTGTAACCGAGAGTCATTTTATATTCAATTCATCTGCTGTTGCTGAAACTGGAGAAATTTATTTTGGTTGTCCAGAAGGTTTTTTTACGGTCAGCCCAAAAAATTATAAAAAGGAATTATTGGTACCCAATACTATTATTACCAACTATACCATATTTGGAGACTTCAACAAATCTAACACCGTAAACAAGAAAAGCCATTCAAAAAAGTTTCTCAACACCACAGATAGTCTACGATTGGAGCATAACAGAAACAACATTGCATTTGAGTTCTCTACCTTAGATTTTACGGCCCCCAATAAAAATGAATTTGCCTATATGTTAGAAGGCATAAACGATTTTTGGCACTACACCAAAGCCTCTAACAGAAATGCAAATTATAATGATTTACCTCCCGGAAACTACACATTTAAGGTCAAAAGCTCTAATAGTGACGGGGTATGGAACGAGAAACCTGCAACTTTCAATTTTACAATTAGTCCGCCTTACTGGAAAAGTACCCTAGCCTACCTACTCTACTTTCTTTTATTAATTATTTCTATCTACACAACAGGGTTGGTTATCAGAAGGTGGTATAAACTAAAAAAGAAATTGGTAGCGGAAACCGTAAGCAGAGAAAAAGACAATGAAATGAACCGTATGAAAATGGTATTTTTCACAGACATTTCTCATGAATTGCGTACACCCCTAGCCCTAATATTAGGTACCATAGAAAAGGTAGTTAAAGAAAAGAAGTTTACGTTAAGCCCCATTACATCACAAAGAATTTACAACAATACATTACGAATGCACCGGCTTATAAACCAGCTAATGGACATTCGCAAGTTTGATGAAGGCAAACTAAAATTACAGATTTCAAAAAATAATATTGTTAACGATATTGAAATCATAAAAAATGCATTCAATGACTTTGCCAAGATTTATGAAATAGATTACCTATTTACTACTGAAGAAAGTAAAATTATAGGGTGGTATGATGTAGATATTTTAGAAAAAATACTGTTTAATCTTCTCTCCAATGCATTCAAATACACGCCAAAAAAAGGAACGATAAAAGTTTCATTGAGTCTGGCATCAAAAAAGGAGAAAAGCCATTTTGGCAAACAATTTATACTGGCCCCCCATATAAAATGTAGTGTACGGGATAATGGCATAGGCATACCCAAAGAGGATATTGACCAAATTTTTGACCGTTACTATCAGGCAACTAAAAAATACAGTAACCAAATACCCGGAACAGGAATAGGAATGGAACTGGTACAAAAGCTTATAGAAAGACACCACGGTACTATACAAGTAGAAAGTGAGGAAAATGCCTTTACGGAATTTACCTTCTATCTGCCTATCAACAAAACCAGATATCATAAAAAAGAACGTATTAACAGGGGCACACCTCTCACCAAAAACTTTATTAAGAATTCAGAATTTCAGGTAATAGAAGAAATTTCTTCAGAATTTGATGCTCAGCCTGAGAAAACCAACACCTCTAAACCCAAGGTTTTGCTAGTAGAAGATAATGAGGACCTAAGGTTTATGGTGAAAGAGGAATTAAAAAGCGACTTTAATATAATTGAAGCTTGCAATGGCAAAGAAGGATACAACACCTGTTTAACCCAAAGTCCTGATTTAATTATTTGTGATATCCTTATGCCCATAGAAGATGGAATCTCTATGTTACAAAAAGTTAAAAACAATCCGGAGATTAAAACCATTCCCATTTTTATGCTGACGGCTAAAAATTCCGAAGAAACAAAAATAGAGTGTCTTAGTCTAGGTGCCGATGATTATATAGAAAAGCCGTTTAGTCTAGAGTTTGTAAAATGGAAGGTTAAGAACACTTTTAGCAGAAGAGAAGGTCTTAGGAATAAATACAGTAAAATTATTACACCCGAGCCATCAGAAATAAAAATAGACTCGAACGATGAAAAGTTTATCAGGAAGCTAATTGTCATTGTAGAATCAGCTATAGATGACAAAAATCTTAATGTTGAATTTCTGGCAGCAGAAGCAGGAATGAGTAGGGCCAATCTATACCGGAAGCTACAAGCCATAAATAACGATACTCCGGTAAATTTCATCAAACGAATACGGCTGAAACGTGCTGCTCAATTATTAAAGAACAACAATGTATATATTTCCGAAGTAGCTTACATGACAGGCTTTAGTAATCAGAAATATTTTAGTAAGTGCTTTAGTAAAGAATATAATATGAGCCCTACCGAATACGCAAAGCAATTACATAAAGAAACCCGCACAAACGTGGGAATACAAAACGAGTAA